In a single window of the Candidatus Beckwithbacteria bacterium genome:
- a CDS encoding DUF4870 domain-containing protein — MATTKKIAFGLEEKTAGALAYVLGWVSGLVFLLAEKDNKFVRFHAMQALMFFAAMTVLSFVPVIGWLLSPFVLIVSFVVWLLAIYKAYNGQEFELPVVGKLARKQLAKMK; from the coding sequence TTCGGTCTGGAGGAAAAAACGGCCGGAGCCTTAGCCTATGTTTTAGGCTGGGTGTCGGGTTTGGTGTTTTTACTGGCGGAAAAAGACAATAAATTTGTCCGCTTTCACGCGATGCAGGCGTTAATGTTTTTCGCGGCCATGACGGTTTTGTCGTTTGTGCCGGTCATCGGTTGGTTATTGTCTCCATTTGTGTTAATTGTTTCCTTTGTGGTTTGGTTGTTGGCGATTTACAAAGCCTACAATGGACAGGAATTTGAGCTGCCGGTTGTCGGCAAGCTGGCCAGAAAACAGTTGGCTAAGATGAAGTAG
- a CDS encoding MGMT family protein yields the protein MGFFERVYTLVQQVPRGRVVTYGQIARKLGTKDSRKVGWALHSNPDGEKTPCHRVVNKNGRLAPNFAFSGEVEQRFRLEKEGVEFTKEGLAEMKKYEWQFKR from the coding sequence ATGGGATTTTTTGAGAGAGTTTATACATTGGTGCAACAGGTGCCAAGAGGAAGGGTGGTGACGTATGGCCAGATTGCCAGGAAATTGGGGACAAAAGATAGTCGGAAAGTAGGTTGGGCGTTACATTCAAACCCTGACGGAGAGAAAACACCATGCCACCGGGTAGTGAATAAAAACGGCCGGTTGGCGCCGAACTTTGCGTTTTCAGGTGAGGTTGAACAACGATTTAGGCTGGAAAAAGAGGGGGTGGAGTTTACTAAAGAGGGCTTGGCGGAAATGAAAAAATATGAGTGGCAGTTTAAGAGATAA
- the pth gene encoding aminoacyl-tRNA hydrolase, giving the protein MKLIVGLGNPGEKYKNNRHNVGFLVADELGKLNLTDTVLVKPQKFMNKSGVAVKKLTKRYSLQPNSLFVVHDDLDIELGKFKIGQKGPKVHNGLKSIYEQLGYKNFWHVRVGIDNRIKTAFKGTGEDYVLQNFRPEEREIINKLIPIILINLINLINGKR; this is encoded by the coding sequence ATGAAATTAATTGTGGGTTTGGGTAATCCGGGGGAGAAGTATAAAAATAATCGGCACAATGTGGGATTTTTAGTGGCGGATGAACTAGGGAAATTAAATTTAACAGATACAGTTTTGGTAAAACCGCAGAAATTTATGAATAAATCCGGCGTAGCGGTGAAGAAATTAACTAAACGCTACTCCCTACAACCTAATTCCCTATTTGTGGTCCATGATGATTTGGACATTGAACTGGGGAAATTTAAGATTGGACAAAAAGGGCCGAAAGTACATAACGGCTTAAAGTCGATTTACGAGCAGTTAGGTTATAAAAACTTCTGGCATGTGAGAGTGGGGATTGATAACCGAATCAAGACTGCTTTTAAGGGGACAGGGGAAGACTACGTGCTGCAAAATTTTAGGCCGGAAGAGAGGGAAATAATTAACAAATTAATTCCAATTATTCTAATTAACCTAATTAACCTAATAAATGGGAAACGTTAA
- a CDS encoding acylphosphatase codes for MSKIHILIYGQVQGVGFRYWVRRKMEELGIVGEVWNNDDDTAELQAEGPEEQIKELIKLCHAGPALARVKKVVILKEEK; via the coding sequence ATGAGTAAAATTCACATTTTAATTTATGGGCAGGTACAGGGGGTGGGATTTAGGTACTGGGTGAGACGGAAAATGGAAGAGTTGGGAATAGTGGGAGAGGTTTGGAATAACGATGATGACACAGCGGAACTTCAGGCAGAAGGACCAGAAGAACAGATAAAGGAGTTGATTAAGTTGTGCCACGCTGGACCGGCGTTGGCAAGGGTAAAAAAAGTGGTTATACTAAAAGAAGAGAAATAA